The following is a genomic window from Geobacillus subterraneus.
TACCATGCTGAGACTCGACTTGCAGTTTTTCGCTTCGAAAAAAGGGGTCGGTTCGACGAAAAACGGCCGTGACTCGATCGCGAAGCGCCTTGGCGCAAAGCGCGCTGACGGTCAGTTTGTGACGGGCGGCTCCATTTTGTACCGCCAACGCGGAACGAAAGTTCATCCAGGCTTGAACGTCGGCCGCGGCGGCGATGACACGCTGTACGCGAAAATTGACGGCATCGTCCGCTTCGAGCGGCTCGGCCGTGACCGCAAACGCGTCAGCGTCTACCCGGTCAGCCAAGAAGCGTAACTTGTTTCAAAGAAAAAACTCTAACCACGTCGGTTAGAGTTTTTTCTTTTTGCTCTTGAAAAATCGTTCCCGTTTGTTGTCAGAAAATGCTATAGTAAAAGTAAATGTCCTCTCGACGAAGGGGAAGATGAAGAAAAGGCGGTGCGGGCCATCGCACCGCACGAATAGGGGAGCAGTGAATGGATAAGCGATGGACGGTCGTTGAAGTGATGCGCCATGCCCGCCATGACTGGCTGAACAAAATTCAGCTCATTAAAGGTCATTTGGCGCTCAATAAAATCGAGCGGGTGCAAGAGATCATCAATGGCATTATCGGCGAGATGCAGCAGGAAACCCGGCTGACGAACTTGAAGGCCGAGCGGTTCGCCGAACTGGTCATGACCTACAACTGGGAGCCGCGCCCGATTTTTCTTGAGTATGAAGTCACAGGCGGCGAAGCGGATTTGTCAATGTATGACGAACGATTGACCGAATGGTGCTGCGGCTTTCTTCACCTGCTGGAGATGCAGGCCGACAGACAGACAGAAAACCATGTATGTTTGTCGATCGAGCTGTCTTACGGGCGGGCATCGCTGTTTTTTGATTATCGCGGCGCGTGGCAGGACGGTGAGGCCGTCCGCGCTTGGCTGGAACGCTGCGAGCCGGCGCCGCCGCTTCGTCTTGTATCGTTTGCCGTCGGCACCGAAGAGTTGACCGTGGAGCTCGAGCTGCTGTTCCGCCCCGGCGGGCCTTATTCTTAAGCACATATTGACAGCATTGAATCGGCGCTGTATACAATAATAAGTATTAGTGACACTAATTTCGCCATGATGGAAGCGAATCGGAGGAACAGCTATGTTTGTCGATCAAGTGAAAATTTATGTCAAAGGCGGGGACGGCGGCAACGGCATGGTCGCGTTCCGCCGTGAAAAATATGTCCCGAAAGGCGGGCCGGCCGGCGGCGACGGCGGCAAAGGCGGCGACGTTGTGTTCGTCGTCGATGAAGGGCTGCGGACGTTGATGGATTTCCGCTACCAGCGCCATTTTAAAGCGCCGCGCGGCGAAAACGGCATGTCGAAAAACCAGCATGGCAAAAATGCGGAAGACTTGCTTGTCAAAGTGCCGCCCGGGACGGTGGTCATCGATGCCGATACGAACGAAGTGCTCGCCGACTTGACGGAAGAAGGACAGCGGTTTGTTGTCGCCAAAGGCGGACGCGGCGGGCGCGGCAACACTCGGTTTGCGACCGCGGCCAATCCGGCCCCGGAAATCGCGGAAAACGGCGAGCCAGGCGAAGAGCGGAACGTCATTTTGGAATTAAAGCTGCTTGCCGATGTCGGTCTTGTCGGGTTTCCAAGCGTCGGCAAATCGACATTGCTGTCGGTCGTTTCCGCGGCGCGCCCGAAAATTGCCGAATACCACTTTACGACGCTCGCGCCGAATTTGGGTGTTGTCGAAACGGAAGACGGCCGCAGTTTTGTCATGGCCGACTTGCCGGGGCTGATTGAAGGCGCCCACGAGGGAGTCGGTTTGGGGCATCAGTTTTTGCGCCATATTGAACGGACGCGCGTCATCGTCCATGTCATCGACATGGCTGCGGTGGAAGGGCGCGACCCGTACGACGATTACGTCGTCATCAATGAGGAGTTGAAGCAATACAATTTACGCTTGACGGAACGGCCGCAAATTGTCGCTGCCAATAAAATGGACATGCCAAACGCCGAAGAAAACTTGCGCCGTTTTCAAGAGAAAGTCGGCGAGGCGGTGCCGGTCTTTCCGATTTCGGCCGCGACAAGGCAAGGGGTGCGCGAGCTGCTGTTTGCCATTGCCGATCTGCTCGAAACAACGCCGGAGTTTCCGCTCTATGAACCGGAAGAGCCGGCGGTGCAGCGCGTCGTCTATAAGTATGAGAAAGAGAAGCCGCCGTTTACGATCACCCGCGGCAGCGACGGAGCGTTTATTCTATCTGGCGATAAAATCGAAAAGCTGTTGAAAATGACCGATTTCTCGCGCGAAGAATCGGTGCGCCGCTTCGCTCGCCAGCTGCGGGCGATGGGAGTCGACGACGCGCTGCGCGAGCGCGGAGCGAAAGACGGGGACACCGTCCGATTGCTCGATTACGAGTTTGAGTTTGTCGACGACTGGGATGAACGGTAAAAGCGGGGGAAGGTGCGGTGGAAAAAAAGTTTTATTTAGTGCGTGAAGACGTCTTGCCGGAAGCGATGAAAAAAGTCGTGCTCGCTAAGCAGCTGCTTGAGCGGAAAAAAGCCGCCTCGGTCGCCGAGGCGGCGCAGCTTGCGAACATTAGCCGCGGCGTCTTTTATAAATACCGCGATGCCATTTTTCCGTTTCAAGCGGTGACGAAAGAAAATATCGTCACGTTGTTTTTTCATTTGGAAGACCGCTCAGGCACGTTGTCGCGGCTGCTTGGCGTCGTGGCAGCGGCCGGCTGCAACGTGCTGACGATCCACCAGACGATCCCGCTGCAAGGACGGGCGAACGTGACACTTTCCGTCAGCACAAACGATATGCATGAAGACATTGATGAACTGTTGACAAAGCTGAGAGGGCTCGAATTTGTCGAAAAAGTTGAAATTGTTGGTTCAGGAGTGTATTAAAGCAAGGGAGAGGCAAACGTGATGAGAATCGGCTATTTAGGACCGAAAGCGACGTTTACCGAAGCGGCGGTTGCGGCGCTATTTCCATCAGAGCCGCGCGAGCCGTATGACACGATTCCCGACTGCATCGACGCCGTCGCCGTTGGGGAAATTGCGGCGGCGGTTGTGCCGCTTGAAAATGCGTTGGAAGGATCGGTCAATTTAACGCTCGATTATTTGATCCATGAACAGCCGCTGCCGATCATCGGTGAAATTGTCGTCCCGATCGAGCAGCATTTAATGGTGCATCCGTACTATGCGCCGCATTGGCGCGAGATTAAAGAAGTGTATTCACATTCGCACGCCATTGCTCAGTGCCGCAAGTTTTTACATACGGTGCTCAAAGGGGCGAAGCAAGTGCCGATGACGTCAACGAGCGCCGCCGCCAAATTTGTGAGCGAACATCCGCACTTGCCGGTGGCGGCGATTGCCAATCGACTGGCAGCGAGGGAATACGGTTTGACGATCGTGCAGGAAAACATTCATGATTACGATTACAATCATACGCGCTTTATCGTTGTCAGCCGAAGCGGACAGCCGCTTTCGCCGGATTCGCCGCTTTATGCCGGCGACAAAACGACCGTTGTCGTCATGCTGCCGCAAGACCAGCCCGGTGCGCTCCACCAAGTGCTGTCGGCGTTTGCTTGGCGGCGGCTGAACTTGACGAAAATTGAGTCGCGCCCGGCGAAAACGGGGCTCGGCAACTACTTTTTTATCATTGACATCGACGCGCCGATGGATGACGTCCTCATCCCAGGGGCGATCGCCGAAATTGAAGCGCTCGGCTGCACAGTGCAGCTGTTGGGCAGTTATCCGTATTATTTTGTCTAAAATGAATGGTGAAAAAACGGAGAGAGGGGCTGACCCAAAAGTCCGCCAAAAAGCGGACTTTTGGAGTCAGCCCCTTTTTCACTGCGATATCGAACTTTGTCATTCTATAATCCCGCATTCTGTTTGAAGACAGTCGGCCTTGTTAAGTCAGCCTCTTTCCCATCACTGTGAACCATTTCGCCTGATGGCAGTGTGTCTTTCTCTTAAAGAAACATCCCTTTTAACCCAGCTGCTTTTTGCTTCGGTCGCTGCTGCATTTCTTTTTTCTTCCTCTCCTGCAGCCTCCTGGTCATGCGGCATGCCCTGTTCGGCCGCCGTGGGGCGGTTTGCCTTATTTGCAGGACGAGAGTGCGCCGGCAAGGGGGTTAGGCCTCGATTAAAAAGCCTGCTTGTTTTAAGGCACGGCAGGCAGCATCGAGCTTTTCCGGCGAGTCAGCTTCAAGCGTATGCAAATGCGTCCCATCGGTCAGCTGCAATAAATATGACGATTTTGTCGCCTCAATTTTGGCGATAAACTGGTCGACTTCGAGGCGGTTGCTGACCATGACCGAGGCGGTTAAATCCCCATAGACTGGATGTTCGATTTTGACATCTTTTACCGTTACGCCGCAGTCGACGAGCAAATACAATTCTTCTTTCGTCTGCGCTGGTGTATGGGAGCAGGCGATCGTCCTCGCATACGTTTGCGCCGGTTCAGCCGGCTTTAAATACAAGTAGCCTTGGCTTGTCGCGATAATCGGTTCGTTGCGCGCCTTTAACAGCGAAATATCTTGAACGATCACTTGGCGGCTGACGTTCGTTTTCGCCGCCAACTCCGCCCCGGTGAGCGGCGTCCCGCTTTCTTTCAGCCATTGCAAAATGAGCTGGCGCCGCGTTTCTCCTAAAATTTTCTTTTCTTCTTTCACCTTGCCCATGCCTCCTTTCGTGTTCGGATGAGCCGTTCTAATGCGGAAATCAATTGGTCGATCTCTGCTTCTGTCGTGGCCGCACCAAGCGATACACGGACGAACTGCTTCGCCTCCTCTGGCGTTTTGCCGACGGCGAGCATCGTCCGCGACGGTGCCTGCAATCCGACTTGGCAGGCGCTGCCGGTGGAAATGGCGATGCCGGCGCGGTTGCATTCAAGCATGACGAGCTGTCCTTCAAAACCGGCAACAGACAACCCGACAATATGGGCAAGTCGCCAGCGGGGATGGCCTTCCACAGCAATCGGCAGCTGTTTGGCCGCGATGGCGTCAAGCAGCCGGCGGCGCAGCTGTTCAAAGCGTGCCTGTTCACCTTCCATCCGTCCGTAAAGCTGTTTGGCAGCGGTAATGAAGGCAACGATCCCCGGTACATTGACCGTTCCGGGCCGGAAACCGGATTCGTGTGTCGCCCCCGGAAAAACGGGTTTCCAGTGAAGGTGCGGGTCGATGTAGACGGCGCCGACGCCTTTGGGGCCGTACACTTTATGGGCGGAAATCGATACGCTGTCAATCGCCATCGCCTTTATGTCTAGCTGTATTTTAGCAAAAGTTTGCACGCAGTCGCTATGAAAAAGGACGCCGCGCGCCCGCAACAGGCGGCCGATGTCGGCCAGCGGCTGGATGGTGCCGATTTCCGAGTTGGCGTGCTGGATGGAAGCAAGGATCGTCCGCGGCGTGATGGCCCGTTCCAAATCAGCGAGACGAATGCGTCCGAATCGGTCGACGGGCAAATACGTCACCGTATACCCTTCTGTTTCAAGCTGTTGAAACAAATGATATAGTGAGGCGTGCTCGATTTCGGTGGTAATTAAATGATTCCCTTTATGACGATGGGCGGCAATGAGCGACCGAATGGCGAGCACATTCGCTTCTGTGCCGCCGCTTGTGAAATAGATCCCTTCCGCTTCCCCGTTGATCATAGCCGCAAGCTCGCGCCGGCATAATGTCAGCAGTTGCTTCGCTTTCGTACCGGTGTCGTGCAGGCTGCTTTCATTGCCAAAATAAACGGCCGCTGCCTCGGCATAAGCTGCGATGGCTTCCTCACACATCGGTGTCGTCGCTGCATAGTCCAAATAAATCATAGTCCCCCGCCTTTTCTTTACTTTTTTTGATAAACCCCTTGTCATCAGTTTAAATATGTGTAAATATAGATGTCAAGACAGGTGAAAAGAGAGGAGTCCTAAGTGTGGGGGAAGACGGCATCATCATTGTCGGCAGCGGACTGGCTGCTTTAACAGTCGCTTATTATTTGCGGGCGCAAGAAAATGTGATGATTTTCACAAAGAAGGGACGAACCGACAGCAACTCTTGGCGGGCGCAAGGCGGGGTGGCGGCGGCGCTGGCAGCCGACGACGACTGGCGCGCCCATTTCCGCGACACGCTTGCGGCCGGCTGCCATCATAACGATGGGCGGATGGTTGAGCTGCTCGTCCGGGAAGGGCCGAAGCGGCTGCAAGAATGGATGGACGCCGGGATGGCCTTCGATGCAGATGAACACGGTCAGCTCCGCTTCGGTCTTGAAGGCGGACATAGCCGCCGGCGCATTTTGCACGCTGGCGGCGACCAAACGGGCAAGGCGCTCGTTTCGTTTTTGCTTAGGCAGGTGGAAGGGCGCATATCGGTGGTGGAAGGTGAACAAGTCATCGAACTTTTGATGGAAGACGGCCGCTGCGTCGGGGTGAAAGCGAAGCGAACAGACGGCGCTGTCTCAGCTTGGCGGGCGGGGGCGGTCGTCATCGCGACTGGCGGCTGCGCCGGGCTGTATACGTTCACTTCCAACGCGCCGACAGCGGTTGGCGACGGCATCGCTATGGCGTATCGCGCCGGTGCGGCAGTCGCCGACATGGAATTTATCCAATTTCATCCGACGATGCTCGCTGCCGGCGGAAAGGCGGTCGGATTAGTATCGGAGGCGGTGCGCGGCGAGGGAGCAGTGCTTGAGGCGGAAGACGGCCGGCGCTTAATGGATGGCGTTCATCCGCTTGGCGATTTGGCGCCGCGTGATGTTGTCGCCCGCGCCATCGCCGCGGAAATGGAGCGCGGCGGCCGCGTCTACTTGAATATTTCCGCCGTGCGCGATTTTCGCCGCCGCTTTCCGACGATTGCCGCGCTATGCGAGGCGCATGGCGCCGGTCTTGAGGCCGGCCGCCTTCCGGTCGTGCCGGGCGCCCACTTTTTAATGGGCGGCATTATGGTCAATGAATGGGGGCAGACGACCGTGCCGGGCTTGTATGCTGTAGGCGAGGCGGCGTGCACTGGTGTGCACGGCGCCAACCGGTTGGCAAGCAATTCGTTGCTTGAGGCGATCGTCTTTGGCGCCCGCGTCGCTCACGCGATCAGCCGCCAAGAGGGGTGGCCGGCGGCAGCGCACCGCACCGTCCGGCCGTTTGGCCGCCCGCGCCGTCTTTTGGCGCCGCCGCTTCCGGGGCGGGCGCGCATCCGCGAGCGATTGTCTGCGCTTGCCGGCATCGTCCGTGACGGAGAGCAGCTTCGTGAAGCGGTTCGTTGGTTCGAACAGTTTTCCTTGCCGGATTGGTTGGATGGTGACCTTGAGTGGCTGTCGGCAGAGGAGATTGAAACAGGGTATATGCTGCTTGCCGGCTGGCTCGTCGCCTCGTCCGCGCTTCGCCGCACGGAAAGCCGCGGCGGCCACTACCGGAGCGATTTTCCGTATGATCATCCCGACTGGCAAGGCCGGCGTCTCGTGCGAACGAAGGAAGAGTGGGCGCATGCATCGGCCCGGCGATAACACAAGAGCAGGGTCAAAAGGGGGATGGAGCGATGAATCGGTTAAAACTTGAGCAGTTGTTGCGGCACTTTTTTCTTGAGGATATCGGTGACGGCGATGTGACAAGCGACACGATTTTCCGGGCCAACGAACGCGCGGCGGGCGTGTTTACGGCGAAGGCGGATGGAGTTGTGGCCGGCGTCGGCCTGATTGCCGCCGGCTATCAGCTGCTTGATCCGCATATTGAGGTGTCGGTCATGAAACAAGACGGCGAACGGATCGCAGCCAGCGAAACGATCGCCGCCGTTTCCGGGCCGGTCGGTCCGCTGTTGTCCGGTGAGCGCGTCATTTTGAATTTGCTTCAGCACCTAAGCGGCATTGCGACCGTGACGCGGCAGGCGGTCGACCTGCTTGGCGACAGCCCTACGCGCCTTTGCGATACGCGGAAAACGACGCCGGGCTTGCGCATGCTTGAAAAATATGCCGTCACTTGCGGCGGCGGCTACAATCACCGCTTTGGCTTGTACGACGGTGTGATGATTAAAGACAACCATATCGCGTTTTGCGGATCGATTGCCGCTGCTGTGAAAACGGTGAGAGAGCGGCTCGGCCATATGGTGAAAATCGAAGTCGAAACGGAAACGGAAGCCGAGGTGCTTGAGGCGGTCGAAGCCGGGGCTGACATTATTATGTTTGACAATCGGACGCCCGAGGAAGTGCGTTCGTTCGTCCGGCTCGTGCCGAAACCGATCATTACAGAGGCGTCCGGCGGCATTACGCTCGCTAACGTGGCGGCGTATGGCGCGACCGGCGTCGACTACATTTCACTCGGTTTCTTAACGCATTCCGCCGCGGCGTTAGATATCAGCTTTTATTTGCAATAATGGGGGGAGAGAACGATGAACGTACTTGAACAATTCAAACGGCTTGATGATATGCCGGAACAGTACAAAACGATGGAAAGAGACGAGCTCGAAGTGCGCGCCCGCGCTGTGAAGGAGCGGCTCGGGCGGCGCCTTTTTATCCCTGGGCACCATTACCAAAAAGATGAGGTCATTCAGTTCGCTGATGCAACTGGCGACTCGCTTCAGCTCGCCCAGCTGGCAGCGAAAAACAGCGAGACGGAATACATTGTGTTTTGCGGCGTCCATTTCATGGCGGAAACGGCGGACATTTTAACGAGCGAGGCGCAGACGGTCATTTTGCCGGATTTGCGCGCCGGCTGTTCCATGGCCGATATGGCCGATCTTTTCCAAGTCGAGCGGGCGTGGGCAGCGTTGACGGAGCGGTTTGGCGAGACGATTCTCCCGCTTGTGTATGTCAACTCCACAGCGGCGATTAAAGCGTTTGTCGGCCGCCATGGCGGGGCGACGGTCACGTCGTCCAACGCGAAAAAGATGGTGGCGTGGGCGTTTTCAAAAAAGGAGCGCATTTTCTTTTTGCCGGATCAGCATTTAGGGAGAAATACGGCCTACGCGCTCGGCGTCGGCCTTGAGGAGATGGCTGTCTGGGATCCACATGAGGAAACATTGCAAGGCAACGGCGATCTTGACAAGGTGAAAGTCATTCTTTGGAAGGGGCATTGCTCGGTGCATGAAAATTTCAATGTCCGGCAAATTGAGCATATTCGGCGGACGAATCCGGAAACTAAGGTGATCGTTCATCCGGAATGCAGCTGGGACGTTGTTCAACAGGCGGATTATGCCGGTTCCACCAAATATATTATCGAAACGATCCGCAATGCCCCACCCGGCAGCCGGTGGGCGATCGGGACGGAAATGAACTTAGTGAACCGCCTCATGCATGAGCATCCGGATAAAGAAATCGTTTCCCTGAATCCGTATATGTGTCCGTGCTTAACGATGAACCGGATCGATTTGCCGCATTTCGTTTGGGCGCTTGAATCGCTCAGCGAAGGAACGGTCGTCAACCGCATTACCGTTCCAACGGAAGTGGCGTTCGAAGCGAAGCAAGCGCTTGAACGCATGCTTGCCCTTGCCTAGTCCCCCTCCCTGGCAAGACGGAATTTCCTCCGTCCGGCCGGGGGATTTTTTTATCATAAATCAACGCCCATCGTCATACATTGTGTTGAAAGACGATAACAGGAAACAAGCATCGGTCGGATAGAGTGCAAACAGTCTCGGTTTAGGAGGGGAACGGCGTGAAAATCCATATTGTTCAAAAGGGCGACACCCTTTGGAAAATTGCCCAAAAATATGGGGTTAATTTTGAACAATTGAAAAAGATAAATGGGCATTTGAGCGATCCGGATATGATTATGCCTGGAATGAAAATTAAAGTGCCGACAGCAGGGGTGCCAATAAAAAAAGAAACAAAACTGTATGGATCGCCGAAAAAACCGAAGGTGGAAGAACATCCGTACGCAGAGGCAAAACCGTTCGTTTCGTTGAACATTGATACGGAGCTCGACGTAGTCGGCGGCTCCGTCCCGGAAAATGAAGCATCGGTGAACGAAGGGCCAGCAGCTGTCAATGAGATGCCAACGGCCGAAGCGCCGAAAGCGGAAATGAAAGAAAAACCGAAGGCGGCGGCTGAAGCACCGAAAGCGGCAAAAGAAAAACCGGTAGCGCCAACGGCCGAAGCGCCGAAAGCGGTGGTGAACGAAACGCCGATAGCACCGGCAGCCGAAGCGCCAAAGGTGGGGGGAAAAGAAACAGCAAAAGCGTCAGTAGGCGGGGCAGCGAAGGAGGTGGGGGAAGAGACGCCGAACGTGCCGGTGAACGAAGCGCCGAACGTACCGGTGAATGAAACGCCAAACGTACCGGTGAATGAAACACCGAATATACCGGTGAACGAGGTGCCAAAAGTAAAGACGGCGCCGACATCCTATGCACCGCCGCTTGCGCATGCGATTCCGCCGGTCGCTCCGGCTCCTCCTGTTTCGTTTGCCAAGTCGTTGTCAAATTTGCCGCCGATTCCGCCGAAACCGAGCAACATTTTGCCTAGCATGATGGAGGAGGCGGATGAAAGCCCCGCTGAACTGAAAGGGGAGCATATAGCGGACGAAAGCGAGGAAGCCCCGCCGCCGTTGCCAAACATCCCGCACGTCCCAGTTGCCCCGCCGGCAGCGCCAGCTTTCGGGGTTGACCAAGGATGCGTGCCGATGACGCCGATTGTGCCGGGGCCGGGATTTTATACGCCGCCGCTGCCAGCCATGCCGCCCTATTCCCCGCCGCCGGGTTCGTTAGCGGCCGGGGAAAGCCCGGAAAGCAGTTCGGCTCCGTTTCCTGGCATTAGCGAAAGCAGCAGCGAGTCGCTAGCATCCCCGCCGCTTCCTGGACTAGGCGAACAAGGGGCTGCTGCTCCGTCGGCACCGCCAGCTGGAGCTGCTTTCGCTCCGTTCGGCTACGCCGCACCAGGGTATGCGCCGCCTGGAATGTACGCGCCGCCAGCCGGGTATCCGCCTTTTGGGTATGTGCCTGTGTACCCACCGATCCAATACTACGGGGGATATATGCCTCCTGGAGCGTACGCGCCTCCGGCTCCATACGGGTACGCGCCGCAACAAGCCGCGTCGGCGATTCCGTGGCCGGGTGTCGTTTATCCGACAAGCCCGCCGGGATACGCGCCATCGCTTGCGCCGCCGTCCGCCAGTCCGCGCCTGTTCGCCGGACCGCCGGACGAGGAGAGCGGGCATGGTGAAGAGCAGTAACGAAATAGAAAGAGACGCCGCCGGCTGTCTCTTTTTTCTTCTTAACCGCCATTATCGGCTTCCTATTTGGCAGGCGGCAGCGCTGAAACCGCATGTTATCGCCATCGCCACTTCGCGCGGATCATTCGTCGCGAAAGCATACCGCTCGTTGGCGGCGGCTGAACGGCAAGCTTGGCTTCTTGCCGCTCTGCGCCGCGCCGGCTTTTTCGCCGTGCCGGCCGTTGTGCCGCTCGGTCATGGAGGGGTGATCGCCGCCGGAGGGCGATATTGGCTGCTGACGGAATATGTGGCCGGCACGCGCCCGTTCGCATTCGCCAACGAACACGACATCAAGGACGGGCTTCAACTGCTAAATAGCTACCATGCGGCAACGGCGAACATCGTTGGCGGCGAACGGGAAGCCATGCGGCTGCCGCCCATGCCGCTGTATGAGAAATGGCGGCGCCGTTACGATGAGTTTTGCCGGCATTTGCCGGTCGTTGAAACAGTGATGGAAAAAGAGGATATTTTGTTTGCGCTGCGCTGGGCGCATTACTGCCTGGCAACGGGCGGCGATTACGCCCGAGAGCTGGCGGCGGAGCCTGCCGCTATCATTCATGGAGATGTAGCGCCCCATAACTTTTTGCGCACCGCTGCCGGAGAGGTATATATGATCGACTACGACGCGGCTGCCCTCGCCTCGCCCGGGCTTGATTATTGGCAATACGCAAACCGTATTTTGCCGCACATCGGCTGGTCGTATTCGGCGCTCGCCCG
Proteins encoded in this region:
- the rpmA gene encoding 50S ribosomal protein L27 codes for the protein MLRLDLQFFASKKGVGSTKNGRDSIAKRLGAKRADGQFVTGGSILYRQRGTKVHPGLNVGRGGDDTLYAKIDGIVRFERLGRDRKRVSVYPVSQEA
- a CDS encoding sporulation initiation phosphotransferase B — protein: MDKRWTVVEVMRHARHDWLNKIQLIKGHLALNKIERVQEIINGIIGEMQQETRLTNLKAERFAELVMTYNWEPRPIFLEYEVTGGEADLSMYDERLTEWCCGFLHLLEMQADRQTENHVCLSIELSYGRASLFFDYRGAWQDGEAVRAWLERCEPAPPLRLVSFAVGTEELTVELELLFRPGGPYS
- the obgE gene encoding GTPase ObgE; the protein is MFVDQVKIYVKGGDGGNGMVAFRREKYVPKGGPAGGDGGKGGDVVFVVDEGLRTLMDFRYQRHFKAPRGENGMSKNQHGKNAEDLLVKVPPGTVVIDADTNEVLADLTEEGQRFVVAKGGRGGRGNTRFATAANPAPEIAENGEPGEERNVILELKLLADVGLVGFPSVGKSTLLSVVSAARPKIAEYHFTTLAPNLGVVETEDGRSFVMADLPGLIEGAHEGVGLGHQFLRHIERTRVIVHVIDMAAVEGRDPYDDYVVINEELKQYNLRLTERPQIVAANKMDMPNAEENLRRFQEKVGEAVPVFPISAATRQGVRELLFAIADLLETTPEFPLYEPEEPAVQRVVYKYEKEKPPFTITRGSDGAFILSGDKIEKLLKMTDFSREESVRRFARQLRAMGVDDALRERGAKDGDTVRLLDYEFEFVDDWDER
- a CDS encoding ACT domain-containing protein — its product is MEKKFYLVREDVLPEAMKKVVLAKQLLERKKAASVAEAAQLANISRGVFYKYRDAIFPFQAVTKENIVTLFFHLEDRSGTLSRLLGVVAAAGCNVLTIHQTIPLQGRANVTLSVSTNDMHEDIDELLTKLRGLEFVEKVEIVGSGVY
- the pheA gene encoding prephenate dehydratase, which codes for MRIGYLGPKATFTEAAVAALFPSEPREPYDTIPDCIDAVAVGEIAAAVVPLENALEGSVNLTLDYLIHEQPLPIIGEIVVPIEQHLMVHPYYAPHWREIKEVYSHSHAIAQCRKFLHTVLKGAKQVPMTSTSAAAKFVSEHPHLPVAAIANRLAAREYGLTIVQENIHDYDYNHTRFIVVSRSGQPLSPDSPLYAGDKTTVVVMLPQDQPGALHQVLSAFAWRRLNLTKIESRPAKTGLGNYFFIIDIDAPMDDVLIPGAIAEIEALGCTVQLLGSYPYYFV
- a CDS encoding transcription repressor NadR; the protein is MGKVKEEKKILGETRRQLILQWLKESGTPLTGAELAAKTNVSRQVIVQDISLLKARNEPIIATSQGYLYLKPAEPAQTYARTIACSHTPAQTKEELYLLVDCGVTVKDVKIEHPVYGDLTASVMVSNRLEVDQFIAKIEATKSSYLLQLTDGTHLHTLEADSPEKLDAACRALKQAGFLIEA
- a CDS encoding IscS subfamily cysteine desulfurase; the protein is MIYLDYAATTPMCEEAIAAYAEAAAVYFGNESSLHDTGTKAKQLLTLCRRELAAMINGEAEGIYFTSGGTEANVLAIRSLIAAHRHKGNHLITTEIEHASLYHLFQQLETEGYTVTYLPVDRFGRIRLADLERAITPRTILASIQHANSEIGTIQPLADIGRLLRARGVLFHSDCVQTFAKIQLDIKAMAIDSVSISAHKVYGPKGVGAVYIDPHLHWKPVFPGATHESGFRPGTVNVPGIVAFITAAKQLYGRMEGEQARFEQLRRRLLDAIAAKQLPIAVEGHPRWRLAHIVGLSVAGFEGQLVMLECNRAGIAISTGSACQVGLQAPSRTMLAVGKTPEEAKQFVRVSLGAATTEAEIDQLISALERLIRTRKEAWAR
- the nadB gene encoding L-aspartate oxidase gives rise to the protein MGEDGIIIVGSGLAALTVAYYLRAQENVMIFTKKGRTDSNSWRAQGGVAAALAADDDWRAHFRDTLAAGCHHNDGRMVELLVREGPKRLQEWMDAGMAFDADEHGQLRFGLEGGHSRRRILHAGGDQTGKALVSFLLRQVEGRISVVEGEQVIELLMEDGRCVGVKAKRTDGAVSAWRAGAVVIATGGCAGLYTFTSNAPTAVGDGIAMAYRAGAAVADMEFIQFHPTMLAAGGKAVGLVSEAVRGEGAVLEAEDGRRLMDGVHPLGDLAPRDVVARAIAAEMERGGRVYLNISAVRDFRRRFPTIAALCEAHGAGLEAGRLPVVPGAHFLMGGIMVNEWGQTTVPGLYAVGEAACTGVHGANRLASNSLLEAIVFGARVAHAISRQEGWPAAAHRTVRPFGRPRRLLAPPLPGRARIRERLSALAGIVRDGEQLREAVRWFEQFSLPDWLDGDLEWLSAEEIETGYMLLAGWLVASSALRRTESRGGHYRSDFPYDHPDWQGRRLVRTKEEWAHASARR
- the nadC gene encoding carboxylating nicotinate-nucleotide diphosphorylase, producing MNRLKLEQLLRHFFLEDIGDGDVTSDTIFRANERAAGVFTAKADGVVAGVGLIAAGYQLLDPHIEVSVMKQDGERIAASETIAAVSGPVGPLLSGERVILNLLQHLSGIATVTRQAVDLLGDSPTRLCDTRKTTPGLRMLEKYAVTCGGGYNHRFGLYDGVMIKDNHIAFCGSIAAAVKTVRERLGHMVKIEVETETEAEVLEAVEAGADIIMFDNRTPEEVRSFVRLVPKPIITEASGGITLANVAAYGATGVDYISLGFLTHSAAALDISFYLQ
- the nadA gene encoding quinolinate synthase NadA; the protein is MNVLEQFKRLDDMPEQYKTMERDELEVRARAVKERLGRRLFIPGHHYQKDEVIQFADATGDSLQLAQLAAKNSETEYIVFCGVHFMAETADILTSEAQTVILPDLRAGCSMADMADLFQVERAWAALTERFGETILPLVYVNSTAAIKAFVGRHGGATVTSSNAKKMVAWAFSKKERIFFLPDQHLGRNTAYALGVGLEEMAVWDPHEETLQGNGDLDKVKVILWKGHCSVHENFNVRQIEHIRRTNPETKVIVHPECSWDVVQQADYAGSTKYIIETIRNAPPGSRWAIGTEMNLVNRLMHEHPDKEIVSLNPYMCPCLTMNRIDLPHFVWALESLSEGTVVNRITVPTEVAFEAKQALERMLALA
- the safA gene encoding SafA/ExsA family spore coat assembly protein, whose translation is MKIHIVQKGDTLWKIAQKYGVNFEQLKKINGHLSDPDMIMPGMKIKVPTAGVPIKKETKLYGSPKKPKVEEHPYAEAKPFVSLNIDTELDVVGGSVPENEASVNEGPAAVNEMPTAEAPKAEMKEKPKAAAEAPKAAKEKPVAPTAEAPKAVVNETPIAPAAEAPKVGGKETAKASVGGAAKEVGEETPNVPVNEAPNVPVNETPNVPVNETPNIPVNEVPKVKTAPTSYAPPLAHAIPPVAPAPPVSFAKSLSNLPPIPPKPSNILPSMMEEADESPAELKGEHIADESEEAPPPLPNIPHVPVAPPAAPAFGVDQGCVPMTPIVPGPGFYTPPLPAMPPYSPPPGSLAAGESPESSSAPFPGISESSSESLASPPLPGLGEQGAAAPSAPPAGAAFAPFGYAAPGYAPPGMYAPPAGYPPFGYVPVYPPIQYYGGYMPPGAYAPPAPYGYAPQQAASAIPWPGVVYPTSPPGYAPSLAPPSASPRLFAGPPDEESGHGEEQ